A genomic stretch from Antarcticibacterium flavum includes:
- a CDS encoding START-like domain-containing protein: MEDKVKYEMEFPIQASPSLLYNYISTPSGLSEWYADNVNSRGELFTFIWDGSEEKAKLVSKKNGERVKFRWVADEDTSYYFEIRIQVDEITKDVSIMITDFAEEDEVNEGKMLWENMISDLKQVLGSV; this comes from the coding sequence ATGGAAGATAAAGTTAAGTACGAAATGGAGTTTCCTATACAAGCCTCTCCCTCCTTATTATATAATTATATTTCTACCCCTTCTGGCCTTAGTGAATGGTATGCAGATAATGTTAACTCCCGTGGGGAGCTTTTTACCTTTATCTGGGATGGATCTGAAGAAAAAGCTAAACTGGTAAGCAAGAAGAACGGGGAACGAGTTAAATTTCGTTGGGTGGCAGATGAAGACACTTCTTATTACTTCGAAATAAGGATACAGGTAGACGAGATCACTAAAGATGTGTCAATAATGATTACAGATTTTGCTGAAGAAGATGAAGTAAATGAAGGTAAAATGCTGTGGGAAAATATGATATCAGACCTTAAACAGGTTCTTGGGTCGGTTTAA
- a CDS encoding aminotransferase class IV: protein MINVNGSLIKDDKAGISIKNRGLYYGDAVFETIRVIHGKIIFWEDHYFRLMASMRIMRMEIPSSFSPEFLEEEILQIVNENGLENSPARVRMTVYRKEGGYYTPASLDVDYIITATALDNAFYTLPEGDYEVELFKDHYINSGLLSTIKTNNKAVNVLGSIFATENDFKNCFLLNENKSIVEALNANVFVVNGRKIKTPPLKDGALNGIVRKQLLSIVGTIKDFEIEEASISPFELQKADEIFLTNVIAGIQPVTKYRKKRYVTDVARELLAKLNVKARLG, encoded by the coding sequence ATGATCAATGTTAATGGAAGTCTTATCAAAGATGACAAGGCCGGTATTTCAATTAAAAACAGGGGACTTTATTATGGTGATGCAGTCTTTGAAACCATAAGGGTCATCCACGGTAAGATCATCTTTTGGGAGGATCATTATTTTCGGTTGATGGCTTCAATGCGAATTATGAGAATGGAGATCCCTTCCAGCTTTTCACCAGAATTTCTTGAAGAAGAGATCTTGCAGATAGTAAATGAGAATGGCCTTGAAAATTCCCCGGCCAGAGTGAGAATGACGGTTTACAGAAAAGAGGGAGGTTATTATACTCCTGCCAGCCTGGACGTTGATTATATAATAACCGCCACGGCGTTGGACAACGCCTTCTATACCTTGCCAGAGGGGGATTATGAAGTGGAGCTATTTAAAGATCATTACATCAACAGCGGTTTGTTGTCTACGATAAAGACTAATAATAAAGCCGTAAACGTGCTGGGAAGTATTTTTGCAACAGAAAATGATTTCAAGAATTGTTTCCTGCTAAATGAGAATAAATCTATCGTAGAGGCCTTGAATGCAAATGTGTTTGTGGTGAATGGCAGGAAGATCAAGACACCACCACTTAAAGACGGAGCATTAAATGGAATTGTGAGGAAACAGCTTTTATCAATAGTAGGTACAATAAAGGATTTTGAAATAGAAGAAGCCTCTATTTCACCCTTTGAGCTTCAAAAGGCAGATGAGATATTTTTAACCAATGTTATCGCAGGAATACAGCCTGTAACGAAGTACCGCAAAAAAAGGTACGTTACAGATGTGGCCAGGGAACTCCTGGCTAAATTGAATGTAAAAGCAAGGTTGGGTTAA
- a CDS encoding YqgE/AlgH family protein: protein MIALKPAKGLLLVAEPSIIGDASFNRSVVLIAEHSENGSIGFILNKVLDFTLRELIPELDKNFKVYNGGPVEQDNLYFIHKVPDLIPESVEIANGIFWGGNFDAVKELIMKGLITEKEIRFFLGYSGWDAPQLKEELDSNSWIITTHQDARDIIERPYRSFWKDKMIELGGNYMLWSNAPENPSYN, encoded by the coding sequence ATGATAGCTTTAAAACCAGCCAAAGGCCTCCTGTTGGTGGCCGAACCTTCTATTATTGGAGATGCTTCTTTTAACCGCTCGGTAGTTCTCATTGCAGAACATTCCGAAAATGGTTCTATTGGGTTCATACTCAACAAAGTTTTGGATTTCACTTTAAGAGAGCTAATCCCCGAGCTCGACAAGAACTTTAAAGTGTACAATGGAGGACCTGTAGAGCAGGATAACCTTTATTTTATCCATAAGGTTCCGGACCTCATTCCGGAGAGTGTAGAAATTGCGAATGGGATCTTTTGGGGAGGTAACTTCGATGCGGTAAAGGAGCTAATAATGAAAGGTTTGATCACTGAGAAGGAAATTAGATTTTTCCTTGGTTATTCGGGTTGGGATGCACCCCAGCTAAAAGAGGAACTGGATTCCAATTCCTGGATTATCACAACGCACCAGGATGCCCGGGACATTATTGAAAGGCCTTACCGGTCCTTTTGGAAAGATAAGATGATTGAGTTAGGTGGTAATTATATGCTTTGGTCCAATGCGCCAGAGAATCCCAGTTATAATTAA
- a CDS encoding HU family DNA-binding protein, translated as MNKTDLIDAMAENAGISKAAAKKALESFLENVEKSLKKGDRVSLVGFGSWSVSKRAAREGRNPQTGKTIKIAAKNVVKFKAGADLQKAVN; from the coding sequence ATGAACAAAACGGATTTAATCGATGCAATGGCTGAAAATGCTGGAATCTCAAAAGCAGCAGCAAAAAAAGCACTGGAATCATTCCTGGAGAATGTAGAAAAATCTCTTAAAAAAGGAGATCGCGTTTCTTTAGTAGGTTTTGGATCATGGTCTGTGTCTAAGAGAGCAGCACGTGAAGGAAGAAACCCTCAAACCGGAAAAACTATTAAAATAGCTGCTAAAAATGTAGTTAAATTTAAGGCTGGAGCAGATTTACAAAAAGCTGTAAACTAG
- the fmt gene encoding methionyl-tRNA formyltransferase yields MRELRIVFMGTPEFAVNVLDGIIKEGYKVVGVITAPDKPAGRGRKLQESAVKKYAVEAGLKLLQPTNLKSPDFLKELEEINPNVQVVVAFRMLPKAVWNLPEFGTFNLHASLLPQYRGAAPINWAIMNGETATGVTTFFLDEKIDTGEVILQLGVPIEENDTAGSLHDKLMTTGTKLVLATLDQIKENTVKPLAQEEFALLNEAPKLTKENTRINWELPRKTIYNFIRGLDPYPGAWSELEEDGKRSPVKIYSTAILDEDSSLPAGTLLVDNKKLKVASKDGMLEILEIQIPGKKKMRSRDLLNGYKFKAGAKLL; encoded by the coding sequence ATGAGAGAGCTACGAATAGTATTTATGGGTACGCCGGAGTTTGCCGTTAACGTACTAGATGGAATTATAAAGGAAGGATATAAGGTAGTGGGGGTGATTACAGCGCCAGATAAACCTGCAGGCCGAGGAAGAAAGCTACAGGAAAGTGCAGTTAAAAAATATGCGGTAGAAGCAGGATTAAAATTACTGCAACCTACAAATCTTAAATCACCAGATTTCCTTAAAGAGCTGGAAGAAATTAATCCTAATGTACAGGTGGTGGTAGCCTTTCGAATGCTGCCAAAAGCAGTTTGGAACCTGCCTGAATTTGGCACATTCAATTTACACGCTTCCCTTCTTCCACAATACCGGGGTGCAGCTCCTATTAACTGGGCAATAATGAATGGAGAGACGGCTACCGGTGTCACTACATTTTTTCTGGATGAAAAGATAGATACTGGAGAGGTAATTTTACAATTAGGGGTTCCCATTGAAGAAAATGATACTGCAGGGAGTTTACATGATAAATTGATGACGACAGGCACCAAGCTTGTGTTGGCCACTTTGGACCAAATAAAGGAAAATACCGTAAAACCGTTGGCTCAGGAGGAATTCGCCCTCTTAAATGAAGCTCCAAAATTAACTAAAGAAAATACCAGGATTAATTGGGAACTGCCAAGGAAAACGATTTATAATTTTATAAGGGGGCTGGATCCTTATCCCGGGGCGTGGAGTGAATTGGAGGAAGATGGAAAAAGATCCCCGGTTAAAATTTACAGCACCGCGATATTAGATGAGGATTCTTCTTTGCCAGCGGGCACCTTGCTAGTGGACAACAAAAAATTAAAAGTTGCGTCAAAGGATGGAATGCTGGAGATCCTGGAAATTCAAATTCCCGGAAAGAAAAAAATGAGAAGCAGGGACCTACTTAATGGTTATAAGTTCAAGGCCGGGGCCAAACTTCTGTGA
- a CDS encoding RecQ family ATP-dependent DNA helicase, with protein MQQDIVQQRIKQMNVNLIAVDEAHCISQWGHDFRPAYLNISLLRDLKPEVPFMALTASATAEVVRDIQKQLELRDALVYKTSLERTNIAYRVIQAEDKMYRLQQTLRNKDESAIVYVRTRNATIEVARELLQYGYTAAAFHGGLAKKEKSGRLDSWLKEEVKVMVATSAFGMGIDKPNVRHVIHLNLPESIESYFQEAGRAGRDEQPATATIITNKSDLPQLKNQFLKTLPDLEFTIHVYKKLASYFRIAYGEGQDEEYDFNFSDFCTQYQLHSEKTYNTLQMLDRMSILKMSQQFRKTASVQFIISNRQLLNYLEENKRYDAVAKAILRTYGGIFENKMPINLSSIAKKAETKEKEVIAILQHLEKDHIIDFDYHQNDASIVFLVPREDEAAIYPFSGYIKSQNKNKTDKIESLLDYISTDSECRSRQLLRYFGEPSPPACGICSVCLPPEREVARETIKKIYEEIMKALLDGEKNSRELVAIVPFPENGVLKVLTLMLEKGIIGLTATNAYKLNKK; from the coding sequence TTGCAGCAGGATATCGTCCAGCAGCGTATAAAACAAATGAATGTGAACCTTATTGCTGTAGATGAGGCTCATTGCATCTCACAGTGGGGGCATGATTTTAGGCCGGCTTATCTTAATATTTCGCTTTTAAGGGATTTGAAACCTGAAGTGCCTTTTATGGCCCTTACAGCATCGGCCACTGCAGAAGTAGTAAGGGACATACAAAAGCAATTGGAGCTAAGGGATGCCCTGGTATATAAAACATCCCTCGAGCGCACAAATATAGCTTACCGGGTGATCCAGGCTGAGGATAAGATGTACAGGTTGCAACAAACCCTTAGAAACAAGGATGAAAGTGCCATAGTATATGTGCGTACCCGCAACGCGACTATCGAAGTTGCACGGGAACTTTTGCAATATGGCTATACTGCCGCAGCTTTTCATGGCGGATTGGCTAAAAAGGAAAAATCTGGAAGGCTGGATTCCTGGCTAAAGGAGGAAGTAAAGGTAATGGTTGCTACCAGTGCTTTTGGTATGGGAATAGACAAACCCAATGTACGCCACGTTATCCACCTTAATCTTCCTGAAAGTATAGAAAGCTATTTCCAGGAAGCAGGCAGGGCTGGCAGGGATGAACAACCTGCAACTGCGACTATTATCACAAATAAAAGTGACCTCCCGCAGTTAAAGAACCAGTTTCTCAAGACGCTCCCAGACCTGGAATTCACGATCCACGTATATAAAAAACTGGCATCTTATTTTCGTATTGCCTATGGGGAAGGCCAGGATGAAGAATATGATTTCAATTTTTCAGACTTTTGCACCCAATATCAGCTACATTCAGAAAAGACATATAATACTTTACAAATGCTCGATAGAATGAGCATTCTAAAAATGTCACAGCAATTCAGGAAAACCGCCAGCGTTCAGTTTATAATTTCAAACAGGCAGTTGTTGAATTATCTGGAAGAGAATAAAAGATATGATGCGGTCGCAAAAGCAATCCTAAGGACTTATGGAGGGATCTTTGAGAATAAAATGCCAATTAACTTAAGTTCTATTGCCAAAAAGGCTGAAACAAAAGAAAAGGAGGTGATTGCAATTCTTCAGCATCTGGAAAAGGACCATATTATAGATTTTGATTACCACCAAAACGATGCATCCATAGTATTTTTGGTACCGCGGGAAGATGAGGCGGCTATTTATCCTTTTTCAGGTTATATAAAATCACAGAATAAAAATAAAACCGATAAAATTGAATCCCTGCTGGATTATATCTCTACAGATTCGGAATGCCGTAGCAGGCAGTTGTTAAGGTATTTTGGAGAACCCTCCCCTCCTGCCTGCGGGATTTGCTCTGTTTGCCTTCCACCGGAAAGGGAGGTAGCAAGAGAAACCATAAAAAAGATCTACGAGGAGATAATGAAAGCACTGCTGGATGGAGAAAAGAACTCCAGGGAGCTGGTTGCCATTGTGCCTTTTCCTGAAAATGGAGTACTAAAGGTCCTTACGCTTATGCTGGAAAAAGGAATTATTGGGCTAACAGCTACAAATGCATACAAACTAAATAAGAAATGA
- a CDS encoding DEAD/DEAH box helicase: MQEEIILAAGKRRDILALLPTGGGKSLCFQIPVLLQEGIGIVISPLVALMEDQVKALQKKGIKALAIAGGYLSRSWTHYWITVSMGIINSFTCHPNACSRISSSSV, from the coding sequence ATGCAGGAAGAGATTATCCTTGCTGCGGGAAAACGCCGGGATATCCTTGCACTCCTGCCAACCGGGGGAGGCAAATCCCTTTGTTTTCAAATACCTGTACTTTTACAGGAAGGAATTGGTATAGTTATCTCTCCCCTGGTTGCACTTATGGAGGACCAGGTGAAAGCCCTTCAGAAAAAAGGGATAAAAGCCCTGGCCATTGCCGGGGGATACCTTTCCAGGAGCTGGACGCATTACTGGATAACTGTATCTATGGGAATTATAAATTCCTTTACCTGTCACCCGAACGCTTGCAGCAGGATATCGTCCAGCAGCGTATAA
- a CDS encoding AAA family ATPase: MQNKKIVITGGPGTGKSSVIKHLEREGYICYHEVSREITAAAQKQGISQLFLEKPILFSEKLLEARVKQHIEASLNEVSTVFLDRGIPDVVAYMEYFGTTYPQKFQQACEDHSYYRVFLLPPWEDIYQTDNERYESFEQALLIHDHLKKTYLSYGYEPIEVPKNTIENRSDFILNNIPM, encoded by the coding sequence GTGCAAAATAAAAAAATAGTCATCACCGGGGGACCCGGTACAGGTAAATCTTCGGTTATTAAACACCTCGAACGTGAGGGATATATATGCTACCATGAAGTATCACGGGAAATAACTGCAGCTGCTCAAAAACAGGGAATTTCCCAACTTTTTCTTGAAAAGCCCATACTCTTTAGTGAAAAACTTCTTGAAGCAAGGGTTAAGCAGCATATTGAGGCATCCTTGAATGAGGTTTCTACGGTTTTCCTTGATCGCGGGATCCCAGATGTTGTTGCCTATATGGAGTATTTTGGCACTACGTACCCTCAAAAATTTCAGCAAGCCTGTGAGGATCATAGCTATTACCGCGTCTTCCTTTTGCCGCCATGGGAGGATATCTATCAAACAGATAATGAAAGGTATGAAAGCTTTGAACAAGCCCTTCTCATTCACGACCATTTAAAAAAGACCTATCTTTCCTATGGTTACGAGCCTATTGAAGTTCCTAAGAACACAATAGAGAACCGCAGTGATTTCATATTAAATAACATCCCCATGTAA
- a CDS encoding DUF493 family protein, producing the protein MEASKNPEEFYKKLKSQLLDTAMWPSEYLYKFIVPTRKEKIEQIQDIFDNMGAVINTRKSKNGNYTSVSVNVRMKNPDAVIAKYKKVGEEVEGVISL; encoded by the coding sequence ATGGAAGCATCCAAAAATCCGGAAGAGTTTTACAAAAAATTAAAATCGCAGTTACTGGATACGGCCATGTGGCCATCAGAATATTTATATAAGTTCATAGTTCCTACCAGAAAGGAAAAAATAGAACAGATCCAGGATATTTTTGATAACATGGGGGCCGTAATTAATACCAGGAAGTCCAAAAATGGCAACTACACCAGTGTATCTGTGAATGTTCGCATGAAGAATCCAGATGCCGTTATTGCGAAATATAAAAAAGTTGGAGAAGAGGTAGAAGGGGTTATCTCTCTATAG
- a CDS encoding DUF4290 domain-containing protein, whose amino-acid sequence MTYELEYNSERSKLIIPEYGRHLQKMVEHAISIEDDAERNKVARSIIAVMGNMNPHLRDVPDFQHKLWDQLFIISDFKLDVESPFPKPSKELLEERPDPMGYPQNFPKYRFYGNNIKRMIDEAVKMEDGDLKEALVYSIANHMKKSYLNWNRETVEDEIIFEHLRELSGGTINLKNKEEDLSEAANLLRGNKKFKSSTPAKKTNRNPRGRKRH is encoded by the coding sequence TTGACATACGAATTAGAATACAACTCTGAGAGGAGTAAGTTAATCATACCCGAATACGGGAGGCATTTGCAAAAGATGGTGGAACACGCCATTTCTATCGAGGATGATGCAGAGCGCAATAAGGTTGCTAGATCTATTATAGCCGTAATGGGAAATATGAATCCGCATCTTAGAGATGTGCCAGACTTTCAGCATAAATTATGGGATCAATTATTTATTATAAGTGATTTCAAACTGGATGTTGAATCCCCTTTTCCAAAGCCGTCCAAAGAATTACTCGAAGAACGTCCAGATCCTATGGGATATCCTCAAAATTTCCCAAAGTACAGGTTCTATGGCAATAATATTAAGAGGATGATAGATGAGGCTGTGAAAATGGAAGATGGTGATCTTAAAGAAGCGCTTGTATATTCCATTGCCAACCATATGAAAAAATCCTACCTTAACTGGAACAGGGAAACGGTGGAAGACGAGATTATCTTTGAACATTTAAGGGAATTGAGCGGTGGTACCATAAATCTTAAGAATAAAGAAGAAGATCTTAGCGAGGCAGCAAATCTCCTTAGAGGCAATAAAAAATTCAAGAGCAGTACACCTGCCAAGAAAACCAACCGCAATCCCCGCGGTCGCAAACGTCATTAA
- the murA gene encoding UDP-N-acetylglucosamine 1-carboxyvinyltransferase, with translation MGIFQIEGGHALSGEIQPQGAKNEALQILCAVLLTPEKVVINNIPDIVDVNKLIALLGNLGVKIKKLSKGSYSFQADELNLDYLESEAFKKDGSGLRGSIMIVGPLLGRFGKGYIPRPGGDKIGRRRLDTHFEGFVKLGAKFRYNREERFYGVEAPQGLTGSYMLLEEASVTGTANIVMAAVWAKGTTTIYNAACEPYLQQLCKMLNSMGAEIKGIGSNLLTIEGVESFTGCEHTILPDMIEIGSWIGLAAMTKSEITIKNVGWEHLGLIPTTFRKLGITIEKRNDDIFIPAHTDGYEVQNFIDGSIMNISDAPWPGFTPDLLSIMLVVATQARGSVLIHQKMFESRLFFVDKLIDMGAKIILCDPHRATVIGHDFKSSLRATTMTSPDIRAGVSLLIAAMSAQGTSTIHNIEQIDRGYENIDERLRNIGARIERIG, from the coding sequence ATGGGAATTTTCCAAATTGAAGGAGGGCATGCTTTAAGTGGTGAAATACAGCCACAGGGAGCAAAAAACGAAGCCCTTCAAATACTCTGTGCAGTATTGCTAACCCCGGAGAAGGTTGTAATCAACAACATTCCAGATATAGTAGATGTAAATAAGCTTATTGCCTTACTAGGCAACCTGGGGGTAAAAATTAAAAAATTAAGTAAAGGCAGTTATAGTTTCCAGGCAGATGAGCTGAATCTTGATTACCTGGAAAGCGAAGCTTTTAAAAAAGATGGCAGTGGCCTTCGGGGATCTATTATGATCGTGGGCCCTTTACTGGGAAGGTTTGGGAAAGGATATATTCCCCGCCCGGGTGGAGATAAAATAGGACGAAGAAGGCTGGATACGCATTTTGAGGGTTTTGTGAAATTGGGAGCAAAATTTCGCTACAACAGGGAAGAGCGATTCTATGGAGTAGAAGCCCCTCAGGGTCTTACAGGGAGTTATATGCTCCTTGAAGAAGCATCGGTTACAGGAACAGCTAATATTGTTATGGCGGCTGTGTGGGCAAAAGGTACTACAACCATTTATAATGCGGCCTGTGAACCTTACCTACAACAGCTTTGTAAAATGCTTAATTCAATGGGAGCAGAGATCAAAGGAATTGGATCTAACCTGCTTACCATAGAAGGAGTAGAGAGCTTCACAGGCTGTGAGCACACCATCCTGCCAGATATGATCGAGATTGGTTCCTGGATTGGCCTTGCGGCAATGACTAAAAGCGAGATCACCATTAAGAATGTTGGATGGGAACATTTGGGGCTTATTCCAACTACTTTTAGAAAACTGGGAATTACCATTGAAAAAAGAAATGATGATATTTTCATTCCCGCCCATACAGATGGTTATGAAGTCCAGAATTTTATCGATGGATCCATTATGAACATTAGTGATGCCCCCTGGCCGGGTTTCACACCAGATTTATTGAGTATAATGCTTGTGGTTGCCACACAGGCAAGGGGTAGCGTGCTTATCCATCAAAAAATGTTCGAAAGCAGATTATTCTTCGTGGATAAATTAATAGATATGGGGGCAAAGATCATTCTTTGTGATCCACACAGGGCAACGGTTATTGGTCACGATTTTAAATCCAGCCTTAGAGCTACGACTATGACTTCGCCAGATATTAGGGCCGGGGTTTCCTTGTTAATAGCTGCCATGTCTGCCCAGGGGACTTCTACGATACACAATATAGAACAAATAGACAGGGGTTACGAAAATATAGATGAGAGGCTACGAAATATTGGAGCCAGAATTGAGCGTATAGGTTAG
- a CDS encoding TonB-dependent receptor, with the protein MPITIMGDREFENVPSIKSKALRINLNENIYGTFSEIGAGQETVRNFFRSGGASGTIAKAMSAYDKDFSDAIYGIEEDKRYVTEARLKKMLSHEIKLIEERITRDKHPNKLFFSYANTVATIDFAKQYKGHGWVGIRYQVDPNEDYNEISLHIRFHENDARLQQNTLGILGVNLIYGAYYKYDNPKKLLRYLYDHIDKDQIEIDTINFSGPRFEQVDNRLMSLQLVKNGMTDAVMFAPDGNNVLPAKILYKKNILALRGSFRPVTKVNMDMYKRSLELFVKEKKVSEENTEVIFEITLSNLRAEGEIDERDFMDRAELLCSLGQTVMISNFQEYYKVVEYFSRYSKERMGLAMGVNNLVDIFDEKYYRHLSGGILEAFGKLFFKDLKVYLYPFKDPNTGELITSDNLKVHPRMKELYKFFKYNGKVVDIEEYDPNILSIFSREVLQMISDGRSGWEEMLPERTASMIKGQNLFGYKERVEQKA; encoded by the coding sequence ATGCCCATCACCATTATGGGGGACAGAGAGTTTGAAAATGTTCCCTCAATTAAGAGTAAAGCATTAAGGATCAATTTAAATGAGAATATATACGGGACCTTTTCAGAAATTGGAGCTGGACAGGAAACCGTAAGGAACTTCTTTAGATCTGGCGGCGCTTCAGGAACTATAGCCAAGGCTATGAGTGCCTATGACAAGGACTTTAGTGATGCTATATATGGTATTGAGGAGGATAAGCGATATGTGACAGAGGCCCGGCTCAAGAAAATGTTATCCCACGAGATAAAACTTATTGAAGAACGTATAACCCGTGACAAACATCCAAATAAACTTTTCTTTAGCTACGCCAATACTGTAGCAACTATAGATTTTGCTAAACAATACAAAGGCCATGGCTGGGTAGGAATAAGATACCAGGTAGATCCAAATGAGGATTATAATGAAATAAGCCTGCACATTAGGTTTCATGAAAATGATGCCCGCCTGCAACAAAATACGCTTGGAATTCTTGGGGTAAATCTTATATATGGGGCTTATTATAAATATGACAATCCAAAGAAATTGCTTCGTTATCTATACGACCATATCGATAAGGATCAAATAGAGATAGATACTATTAATTTTTCCGGGCCGCGTTTTGAGCAGGTAGACAACCGCTTGATGAGTCTACAGCTGGTTAAGAACGGGATGACAGATGCCGTAATGTTCGCTCCAGATGGTAACAATGTCCTGCCGGCCAAGATCCTCTACAAAAAGAATATACTTGCCCTGCGAGGAAGCTTCAGGCCCGTGACCAAGGTGAATATGGATATGTATAAACGTTCCCTTGAATTATTTGTGAAGGAGAAAAAAGTTTCCGAAGAGAACACAGAAGTCATATTCGAAATTACCTTATCTAATCTAAGAGCCGAAGGGGAAATTGACGAAAGAGATTTTATGGACAGGGCAGAATTGCTTTGTTCCTTAGGCCAAACCGTAATGATCTCCAATTTCCAGGAGTATTACAAAGTAGTAGAGTATTTCTCAAGATATTCTAAGGAGAGAATGGGACTTGCTATGGGAGTAAATAACCTGGTCGACATCTTTGATGAAAAATATTACAGGCACCTAAGCGGAGGTATTTTGGAGGCTTTTGGTAAGTTGTTCTTTAAGGATTTAAAAGTGTATCTATACCCTTTCAAAGATCCAAACACCGGCGAACTTATTACCAGCGACAATCTTAAGGTTCATCCAAGGATGAAGGAACTGTATAAATTCTTTAAATACAATGGTAAGGTTGTGGATATTGAAGAATATGATCCTAATATCCTTAGCATTTTCTCACGCGAGGTCCTGCAAATGATAAGTGATGGAAGAAGTGGCTGGGAAGAGATGTTACCAGAGCGTACCGCATCTATGATCAAGGGACAAAACCTCTTTGGCTACAAGGAACGTGTAGAGCAAAAGGCCTGA